The sequence CTCAATGTGTTCATATTCCAAGCAATAAACAGGAATACAATTAAAATCAATATCTGACATAATAACAGGCTCCGGATTCAAGGCGTTCTCCCGGAGAGAGATTTCGTAAAAACTGACTTGCATGATCTTCACAGACCACAGCTTTACAGCACCCTAATATCTCAAGACCTATCGCAGGTTTTCCACAAACCTGACATGAAGTTTCATCTCCGGGAGAGATATTCATAGTATTCCTGATATTTAAAAATATGAAAATATTTGGATTCCAACATCTGATTTAGAATTTTTATGAAAGACCGGCCATCTGTCTCACTTCCTGTACAAACCGGCCAAAGTTCTCATCATCAGGTTCTCCTTTTGCATACTCTACCTGTGAACAAGAATTCAGGAGATCGAGAATGGACTGTTGTATCGGAGGTATATAACGGACAACACCAGAGATAATCTCATCATTTGTTATCGCTTCTCCATGCCCATGCGTATGAGAAATAAACATCCTGACTGCCTGACCAAGAATGATATATCCCTCTTTTTTATCTCCGCCAGCATACGTTTTTTCAGCCTTATTAATCATCTCCTGAACGACCTCGGAATAATCACGCTCAGGAACCATCTCCTGAGGAGCAGACTGGACCTCTTCTGGCCGAGTCGAATAATACCACCATGCAACTCCGGCACATAAGACAACCAGGATTATTACCAGAAAGATACCAATGAACCAGAATAACGGAAATGCTTCATCCTGCTTTAGCTCTATCTTCTGGACGGTATTATTCACAATCCAGGCAGTAAGTGTTGCATTTCTTCCATCCGGATGAACATATTCCTGGGATACCATCGTTTCATTTGGAGTTCTGGTTACAGAACCGGATGAAGGAACCATAGAATTATTGCGTGCCTGTTCTTTTCGTTCATTCCAGGTGGAATTTGATGCTAGTTCTGGAGGGACAGGTATTTCTCCGCTTTTTTCTGCGGTAAGAGATGAAATTTTACTGTTTTCAGCCTTCCCGGTCACCGCAATTTTTTCTCCGTCTTCATTTTCAAATTGAACCGATACTTCTCCTCGATCTGGGCCGGTTGGAACAATTTTTCCTGATGTCTGATTGTATCCGGCATTTCGAAGGTCTGATGCCTGTTTTTGAACAATTGGATCTTTTTCGAGAGAGTCTGCAAGTTTTCGTTTATTATCTTCAGTTTGTTGACTCTCCTGCATCATCTGCTGTTTTAGAGCTGAGGAAGAAGAGGACATCTGGTTATTTTGAAGAGCTTGTTGTGAGTTTTGTGGTGAAGATTGACGGGTGCTATAGCCAAACCCACTTTGTGACAGGATATTTTGCATCAGTTGTTGTTGTTCCTGCCTCATCTGTTCCATCTCCTGTTCCATCTGACTAAAAGGATCCTGTCCTGATAGAGATGAAGGAGTTTTTGTTGCTTCAGATGTTGTAGACCGAAGAGTTTCTTTCACCTGTTTTACATCTTTTTGTTCAGACACAAAATGAACGGAGATTGGGGGCAGAACCACTGCAAAATCCTTCCCTTTATCTTCATAGATGAGCAACAACGAGAGATCATAATTTGTTTCAGATTCGGATGTGAGCGTTAATGCATGATCTGATCTCCCGGGAGCAATCGGAAAGGACTGGGATTGAGTATTGGTCTGAGATATGGAAAATCCACCATCATCCTGTTTTCTTGTCAGACTGTATTGCAGGGTTCCGATAAGGGTATTTGTAAAAGAACTATCAATTGTAAAAGGAACCTGTGCATCAGTTCCTGCCAGATAATAGTAATCAGACTGCTCTGATGACATAGTTATGTCATCTGCAAAAACATGCATTCCGGAGATGAAAAGACATCCGGTTAGCAAGAGTAATATTACCTTCATCTTCATTGAATAATCCGCCTCCGCCCATATCGTAAGAAAATTTCTGCTCCTATGAGGATTATAGCACCAATAAAGAACCAGTCACTAATGCTCGTTTCTTCTCTCTCACGCTTTATCTCCTTATTCAGGTTTGAATAAATCTCTGAAAGCGTCCTATCATTAACTGATTTATAATACCGGCCTTCAGTGGTACTTGCAATTCTTTGCAGCATCTCTTCATCCAGGGTTGCATATTGAGGATTCCCAAACCAGTCATAACCAAGAACAACCGGACTATCTGATCCCATTCCAATACTAAAGACCTGAATGCCTTTCTCACGGGCGAAGTTTGCAGCCTCATCCGGATGAATGACCCCGGCATTATTGACTCCGTCAGACAGAAGAATAACCACTTTTTTCCTGTTCGGAATTGATTCAGCCATATCAATACCAAGTGCAAGACCATCGCCAATTGCAGTTGCACCTTCTTTCGGTTCAATAGCCTGCAATTTTCTAATCACCCGATCCTTATCAGGAGAGAGATACGCAGCACTTGTTGCACCAGATTCAAACGTGATAATGCCGGCATAATCTTTTACATCAAGTGATCGGAGCAGGATTTCTGCAGAACGTTTAGAAGATTCAAGTCTGGTAGGCTGGTAATCAGTCGCCTGCATACTCCCGGAAACATCCAGTACGAGGATAACATTTACACCTTCTTTTGTCTGTTCCAGAGGAATATGAGGATCTGCAAGTCCGATTATGATACAGCCAATAGCAGCAAGAACAAGAAGCAGAAGGGTTTGTGGACGTGATGACTGCCTGCTTCCATGTAAAGCACTTTTTAAAAAACCAATATGGGAAAAGACTATTGCTTCCTGTTTTTTCCGATTTGTTTCATGATAATAATAATAGTACAGAATCGGAAGAACTATCAATGCAAGTAACCATTCCGGATGATAAAAACCGGTCATAACTCACCTCCAGGCCGTGTTCTCATCAGATGCTCCAAAACCGGAACAAAATCATCCCCTGATCGTACATGAACAAACGGAATCCGGTGCTTTCTCATCATATGAGACACTGACTGACTATGCATCTCAGCAGCCTCTTTGTATGAATCACGAATCACTGGATCAGATGTATCAACTAGAAGTTGCTCACCGGTTTCTGCATCTTCAAGTTCTATCAGACCTACATCAGGAAGTTCCCCTTCTCGGGGATCAGAGACCCTGATTGATAAGATATCATGGTGCTTCTTTACCAAAGAGAGTTCTTTGGAACAGTCAGGAGTGAAAAAATCTGACAGGAGAATAACCGTCGACATTCTTCTTATCCGCTGCATTATCATCGAAAGAGCTGGGCGGAGATCTGAATGTTTTGATTTGGGTTCGTGGGTAATAACTGTCTGAATGAGGTTGATAACATGATTTCTTCCGCTTCTTGCAGGAATGAATTTTTCCACGCAATCTGATACAAGAATTAAACCCACTCTGTCATGATAATGTACAGCAGAAAATGCCAGTGTTGCAAGAATTGAAAGTAATGTACTGAATTTAGAAACTGTATGACCAAATGATCCAGATCCTGAAATATCTGCAATCAGGTACAGCGTATGATCACGCTCTTCTACAAACTCTTTGATATACGGAATTCCATATCGTGCAGTGATCTTCCAGTCAATCGCCCTGATATCATCGCCCGGTATATACTCTCTGATGTCTGAGAATTCCACTCCCTGTCCTTTAAACAAGGAGATATGAACTCCAGCCTGCTGACCGGAAACACGAGCATTGGTCAGAATATCTATAGTTTTTACCTTTTGGACCAAATCCGAATAGGTATCATTATCCGGCATAGACCACCAGTATCAGGGAACAGGAACAGCTTTCAATATCTGATCAATAATTGCATCTACCAGTACTTCTTCTGCTTCAGCAAGATATGACAATAATATCCGGTGACGAAGAACATCATGGGCAACGGCTTTTACATCATCAGGAATGACAAATCCTCTTCCCCGAAGAAGTGCATGTGCCTTTGCACCAAGCATCAGATAAATCGATGCACGAGGTGATGCACCATATCTGATGTATGAGGCAAGAGGTATCTGATAATCTCCTGGATTCCGTGTAGCATCAACCAAAGAAGTAACATATTTTTTTACCTCAAGGTCAGCATACATGGAAGGGACAATCTTCTGGATTTTCTTGATATCTGATGCAGTAATAACCGGCTTTGGCTGATAACTTATTCCTTCAGTAAACCGGTCAAGAATAAGAAGTTCTTCCGTTTTGGATGGATAACTCATCAGAATTTTAAACATGAACCGATCCATCTGGGCTTCCGGAAGCGGATAGGTTCCCTCGTGTTCAATCGGATTTTCAGTAGCCAGAACAAAAAAGGGATCTGGTAGAGAATATGTTTCTCCCTGGATCGTGACCTGGCGTTCCTGCATGGCTTCAAGTAGTGCTGACTGAACCTTTGGGGGAGCCCGGTTAATCTCATCTGCTAAAAGAAACTGGGTAAAAACCGGACCTTTTACTGTCTTAAAGGAACAGTCCTGCTGATTATAGATTTTTGTCCCGGTAATATCTGCAGGAAGCAGGTCAGGAGTAAACTGTATTCTGCAAAAACCTGAATCAATACATTGCGCGACAGTTTTGATCATTAATGTCTTGGCAATTCCGGGAACACCTTCCAAAAGCACATGACCATCTGCAATCAATGCAATGATGAGTCGTTCAAGAATATGCTTTTGACCAGCGATAACCTGGTGAATTTCCTGTTCAAGAGGAATTAAGAGATCTACACATTCCTTTGCCTGTTTTGTAAGTGACTGAATTTCTGTATTCATGGAATTTGACTCCTGAATGATAATCCGGACTCATTGTCTGTGATTGTCAGGAGA comes from Methanospirillum hungatei and encodes:
- a CDS encoding AAA family ATPase yields the protein MNTEIQSLTKQAKECVDLLIPLEQEIHQVIAGQKHILERLIIALIADGHVLLEGVPGIAKTLMIKTVAQCIDSGFCRIQFTPDLLPADITGTKIYNQQDCSFKTVKGPVFTQFLLADEINRAPPKVQSALLEAMQERQVTIQGETYSLPDPFFVLATENPIEHEGTYPLPEAQMDRFMFKILMSYPSKTEELLILDRFTEGISYQPKPVITASDIKKIQKIVPSMYADLEVKKYVTSLVDATRNPGDYQIPLASYIRYGASPRASIYLMLGAKAHALLRGRGFVIPDDVKAVAHDVLRHRILLSYLAEAEEVLVDAIIDQILKAVPVP
- a CDS encoding vWA domain-containing protein; the encoded protein is MTGFYHPEWLLALIVLPILYYYYYHETNRKKQEAIVFSHIGFLKSALHGSRQSSRPQTLLLLVLAAIGCIIIGLADPHIPLEQTKEGVNVILVLDVSGSMQATDYQPTRLESSKRSAEILLRSLDVKDYAGIITFESGATSAAYLSPDKDRVIRKLQAIEPKEGATAIGDGLALGIDMAESIPNRKKVVILLSDGVNNAGVIHPDEAANFAREKGIQVFSIGMGSDSPVVLGYDWFGNPQYATLDEEMLQRIASTTEGRYYKSVNDRTLSEIYSNLNKEIKREREETSISDWFFIGAIILIGAEIFLRYGRRRIIQ
- a CDS encoding DUF58 domain-containing protein, giving the protein MPDNDTYSDLVQKVKTIDILTNARVSGQQAGVHISLFKGQGVEFSDIREYIPGDDIRAIDWKITARYGIPYIKEFVEERDHTLYLIADISGSGSFGHTVSKFSTLLSILATLAFSAVHYHDRVGLILVSDCVEKFIPARSGRNHVINLIQTVITHEPKSKHSDLRPALSMIMQRIRRMSTVILLSDFFTPDCSKELSLVKKHHDILSIRVSDPREGELPDVGLIELEDAETGEQLLVDTSDPVIRDSYKEAAEMHSQSVSHMMRKHRIPFVHVRSGDDFVPVLEHLMRTRPGGEL